Part of the Portunus trituberculatus isolate SZX2019 chromosome 24, ASM1759143v1, whole genome shotgun sequence genome is shown below.
ccactcCTTTCCATGTatcaaggaaaggagaggaggtgacCGTACACATTCTCGCAGTTTATACAGGTAAATGACTGTCTGTAAATAACCCATCGTGTGTAGTTTCGTCgcgtatttttccctttttttcccttccgtgtcgcaagaagggaaggagagggaggtgagaggggtgagaggagggagagcgagTTGGGGGGATACGCTGGAGTTATCGATCAATGGGTGCcgttctctctcactccctgcaCCTCcgttctctctcactccccacCAAACCTAAACAATGACCATAACCCTGATCTCCCGACTCGACAGGCAGAGTGACCGCTATGTATCAGTGGAAAACATTGCCCGCGATTCCCCCAGCGGCGTGAATACCTGAGAATCTGTGTAGTAACGGGAGTATTTGCAAATTTAATAGGCGCCTCCCCCGCCGGGCCCAGAATGGACTCGCCCGGGCTGCCTGAGACGCCATTTTCGCTTCTTTGTTCGCCAAGTTGAGCGTTATTTCCCGCCTTATCCTGGAGGCTGGGACGCTGCACGCAGGCCAGCACCTCCGCCGCACCTGTCAGCGGCCACACCTgcgagggagggacgggaggagcCGTGTGGGGGCGTCGCCGAGGGCAAGACGAAAATGTAAGTGAGATGGACGGGGAGATCGCCCTTGGTGTGTGTCGCTACGGGAGAGATTCCTccgccattaccaccacgtACACGACTTTCGACCCAGATGAGCCGCCGTAAGGACCAAATTATTATCCAACCCCCTGATCGTAAGGGTGAGGTTGTCCCGCCCCCCCAGCACGCCGCCGCGCCCACCAGGGAGTGCCACGCCGCCCCAGCCCGCCTGGCACTCCACGCCTTGGTGCCTCGCCGCCACAGCATTTTTCTGGTTTTCCTGTTCAATTTTTTAGCAGTTAGGTGGTGTCGGTGGCGGCGTGGCGGCCAGGGCGGGCGTGGGAGGTGCCCGCGCGACCCTCCGCCACTCACCACGGTCACTTTTACTCGTTTTTCCGCCACGCATACGCCGAAATAAGGTGAAATGGAGGCTGGGGTGGCTGGCCGTGCCCCTGCAGCACCCTCGGGATCCCAGGACTGTGCGTCTCGCCCCGTCAGGAGGCTGAAAAGTGATGTGTGATGCACGGCGGGCCCGGGATGACCCAGTGAGTGCCTTCTGACACCCAGTGAAGGGCCGAGTGCCAGCCAGCGACCCTGTGTGGTGAGTGAGGTGCCCGAGTGGTGTGCGGGCACGGCGGGGCGCTGCTGTGGGGCTGCTGGGGAGTTGTGAGTGCCGCAGGGGCGTGGTTGAGGGCGCGGCCGCTGGCTACACCTGGAAAAAAGTTGATTTAACAGGTGAATTGTTGGGATTTGTCAGTTTTTAGAGTGTGGTTAGTGTTGGTGACGCCTGGAGTTTGGTGGCAGGGTGCGTGTGGCGGAGTGGAGGGGCTTTTTCTGGCTGGATGTTGTGGCTGTTTACTCCCGGCTTGTCATGGAGGCGTGTTGTTTGAGTTGCGGTGGTGTTTTGGCATTACACCAGCTTTGTGTGTGGCTCGAGTCTGTGAGGCGCCCCGAGGAGCAACAGTGTTGGCCCTGGCTGACCCTGCCCCGCCAGTGTCACGCCCCGCCAGGCATCTGTAGTGGCGATTCTTGCTTGCTTTGTGCTGATTTGCTCTCCTCTCTGCCCTGGCGTGGGTGTCAGCCTGGCTGTGGGTGTGTTTACCATGCAGGGCCACTCCGTACCAGCTGatggtgtcagtggtggtgggtgtgtggtgtgtgttgcctGGGACCTGTTAATGAACAGCATCTTGCCTCACACGGCATTGGAGAGGCTTGCCACACTAGTCACATAGGCAAGAGCTACTCGTTGGCTACTGTGTCTGTTGTTTCCTGTGCATATTTCCTGAAACATTAACTGATGCCTATTAACAAAGATTTAGCTTGTGTCACAGTGTTAGTGTGGGCTGGGTAGTGTTTGGTGTCATGGATGTGTGCACCACCAGTGTGTCATGATGTTACAATAAGTGTGTGATCACttagaaaataattatcagcATGCACTTCCTGCAGGCTGAGTCATTGTCACTCTGTGCCTCACCAAAGTTAGCTGTGCACTTGTGTGAATTTGGTTCCATGTGGCAGTCACAGGTGTATTGGTGGCAGCACATGTGTTGTTAAAGGCTAACCAGTTGTGTAGGAGTGGGATGTAGTGGAAATATATTTGCAGTGGCATGAAGGTTTGCAGTTTGCAGGTGTGCATTGGGCTGTTGCCTTCACTGTGTGTGGCGACGCTTGGTTAGTGTTGGGCATGGGCTGCACTCCTCCCAtaaattattctattttttcagtTTATAATTACCAGGAAATGTCTTTCTTACCATCAGAATTATTGTTTAAGTGTAATTTTAACCCCATTTTACTATCACTTTCAAGGTGTGTTGAGGAATTACTGTTAATTCATGCCTATGTTTTTATATGGTTATCTTATCTAAATACCAGAGTAGTAGAAATTTTATGAAGATGTATCTGTACTGAATTTTTATTTGATTCACTTGCATCCATAACATGtactgtttctcttattttttttgctgtgaTAATTGTGTATAGAACATTTCAAGGATGATGAGAGCCAGTCCGTTAGTTAGTTTTGCCTGTATCAGCCTTGTTAAACTCTTACTGTGGTTTTTACTGTGGCTTTCATGGAACACCAAACTTCAGACATAACCTTAGCTTATGACAACACACCAGAAAGCAGTCCTAGCTCTTATAACCCCtagaatcaagaaaaaatagagtaatGTTGCACCAGCAGGAGGGAGACTTAGAAACTCCATAAACATTCTCCTGCCCCTctactccactcctccacctactcctgcCCTTCCTATGCAGTAGCCAAGGAGTAGCTGATGAGAGCACTGCCCACGACCACCACACGCTCCACCCTACACAGTGAGTCATGGATGGGCACGGCCAGGCGGAAAAGGAAGCTAGTGAGGTGCTGCGTTCGTTCAACATCCTCGGGGCACCTCGCTCCACCCCGGTCAGTACCTCCttaactcctccacctccactccactgTGTTTTGTTTGCTGGACTGATGTGAATAATGTGATAGATTGTATGTTATCAGCTGAGAAGTTTATTGCAGCCTTCTTGAGTTGTAAAAGGTGTTAatgctgtttttatttgttttaatgaaTAAGTGCCTCAGAGAAACTGCTGCACCTCTATAATGTGAAATGGAGcagttctttgttgtttttatcaggTGAAAGAGTACTAGTTCTCACAATGCATTTTTCAGACACAGTGGAGTGGATTTAATTTagtttttctgtgtattttcagTTAGGTTTGTGTTATAATgatggtagatccattgcttcATGACTAAAGCATATAAAACAAGGTATTGCTATATGTAATCTTTTGTTGATGATTTATAAGCTTTTATTTGTCATTCGTGAgtgaatatttgtgtgtgtgtgtgtgtgtgtgtgtgtgtgtgtgtgtgagactcaTCATGTACTCTTGTAACAGAACGAGCCACAGAACTTGTCCACCAGCACATCCCAACCAATGGTGATGGTGCCGCCCCATCCCCCGCCCCAGTGGCACATCCACCCCCAGCCGGTGCACATCATGACATACCAGGTGAGTGTTGCTCCTTCACTCACACCACCAATCATCACtattctcaccttttttttacttatttattcatttatttatttattttattttttctctttgcttcacTCACTATTCTGTCGGTCcttcactcacaccaccacacatcaccatccttaccctttttttttttatttgaatttctCTGCTTCACTCACTATTCAAatcatcattcaccactattctcacttgtatttcttcatttaccttcattcagatcaccacacaccactattctcacccttttatttgtttatattattttgattttgtttttctctcttcatttacctACATTTGGATAGTTACTCACTATAACTTGCCTTTACTTCATTCATCTTCATTAGATCACCACACATCACTATTCTCACTTTTttattcgtatttatttttttctctctgtttcgttCACCTTCATTCAGATCACCTCACATCATTATTCTCATTCAGCTGTATTGCTTTACCCACCTTTCCTCAGATCACCACGTTTCACTATTATTTGTGTTCAGTTAGCTACATTCCTTTACCcacctttcatcatttttcacttttaccATACTTTGTCACCACTTGTTCCAGGATTGGCTGTTATTTTTACTACACTtcaattcttcttattctcttattattatgCCTCCACATATATTCCACCTCAgcctttgttatttttccatcttcctgtttttccattGTCTCCATTTATTGCATTATACATGTtgtgctcttttcttttcttttttttcctccttttctcttcccagcTAATATCATGCCACTGTGATTTAGTTAAGCCTCATACATTGTTACATAGTTCTTTGTTACAACATTTATTGCTTCCTGGTCCTCAGTATCAGTTTCTGCATTAATTTCTTGCCAAGTCATTTACTGTGAATATTATGAAGTTATACCTTATCTCAGTGTGGGAAATTTGAGCACTGTTTTGAAGTCATTGTATTTCTTACCTCCTCCAGCCACAAGTCAACCCACCAACTTCTCAAAGTGACACAAACAGTAACCAACAGCCCCCAAtggccagcagcagcaacaacagccacAGCAGCCACAGCAACAACCACAGCAGCAgccaccacagcaacaacagcagggcCCTCCACAGCTGACTCACATGACTGCCGATCAGCTGTCACAACTGCAGTCGGCGCCACTAGAGCACTCCATCTGGTCCACCAATGACATGGGTAAGGCAGTGGGCCAGTGAAAGactttgaaggaggaagaattagtGTCAGTGtatcaaggaggaggaataatgggAATGTTGAGCATTGGAAGGAAGTAATAAGTCAGAGATGTAGTAatattttgtagtgttttttgtCCTGTTAACATTCATGCCAGTGTATTGAGGTGGTCTTCACTGTCTTGCAGATGGACAGAATGGCATGAACTCCAGTTATCCCATGGGTGAGCTGCCTGGCCAGGAGGGAGACACCACTCTCAATGCCAATGACATCACGGAGGAGGAGCATGAAACCAAGCCCAAGATCaaaaaggaggtaaagaagaaacGGAAACTTGCGGATCTTTTAGCAGAAGGTATTGATCCCACCAAACTCGAGGAGAACAGCGACCAGGTGAGGGAACGCTTCGGCAAAGGCTGTGAGTGTGAGGGTGACAACTGCTTCAAGAACATGAACCCCGAATTTGTGTTCCGGCATCGGCTGAACATTGCTGAACTGACCAAGAACGAGCACGACATGTACCTGATGGGCGTGACGATGGCTTGCCTGGCCAACCCGGAGGAGACGTCGCGgcacaaggagaggaagaggctgaGGGCATCATATGTGTTCCAGGGCAAGAAGGTGTGCCTGGATGCCTTCCTCTACTTGGAGAACTGCACCCACTACCAGCTCAAGGCCATccggaaacacgtcatggtgaaCGGCGTCACTCCAAGAGTTCACGGCAACCACGGAAAGAAGCCGCCCAACACCTTCCCCCTGGACACCTACCAGCACGCCGCCGCCTTCCTGCAGAG
Proteins encoded:
- the LOC123508481 gene encoding LOW QUALITY PROTEIN: uncharacterized protein LOC123508481 (The sequence of the model RefSeq protein was modified relative to this genomic sequence to represent the inferred CDS: inserted 1 base in 1 codon) is translated as MDGHGQAEKEASEVLRSFNILGAPRSTPNEPQNLSTSTSQPMVMVPPHPPPQWHIHPQPVHIMTYQPQVNPPTSQSDTNSNQQXPNGQQQQQQPQQPQQQPQQQPPQQQQQGPPQLTHMTADQLSQLQSAPLEHSIWSTNDMDGQNGMNSSYPMGELPGQEGDTTLNANDITEEEHETKPKIKKEVKKKRKLADLLAEGIDPTKLEENSDQVRERFGKGCECEGDNCFKNMNPEFVFRHRLNIAELTKNEHDMYLMGVTMACLANPEETSRHKERKRLRASYVFQGKKVCLDAFLYLENCTHYQLKAIRKHVMVNGVTPRVHGNHGKKPPNTFPLDTYQHAAAFLQSYIARYSPNTNTPKKPNKSGKSPPVYLPADITRKKIHNAYKEYCEHFEPDVKVMGYSSFRHFMKEQFPNVKFFRMDKKAERPLGQSDDDDDDTEAAAAAAAAAAVVAQNPAATTQEQQQQQAQAQQQQQQAQQQQQQAQQQQQAQQQQQQQQQQQQQQNQRQDQQRVEPGAQQVMQQQQQTAQQPQQEPPKDARNTPPVTAASVAPSAHPPGAPVSMAHAPISTNYPAYSHVQLPLNLQTQQPLYSASCMQPGMFAPGQAPTQVRPTGFPYTSL